From the Acidobacteriota bacterium genome, the window GCCCCGAGCCGCGACCACCTGATCACCGACCATCGCAAGGTAGCCGCGAATCGGCTCCTGTGCCTGCGCGGCAGGCACCGGCGAGAGCAAGAGAACCACCAGCAGCGGGACCCGAAGACTGTGCATCACGGACGCATCCTATTCGGTCACGGCGCTCTTGGCACAGCCCTGAGGACCATGTCCGGGGAAGCCGGCCAGGTGCGTATTAAGAGGAAGTCGGGTGCGGCGCGTCAAAAGCGCATCCCGTTCCGTCGCGGCACTCCTGACAGAGCTGTCACGACCAGGTTCGGAGATGCCGGCAAGGTGCGTATAAACTCCGAAGCGTCTTTTCTGTTCACGCTGGGAAACATAATCCCCCAGATCCCTCCTATAGGGGTGTGAGCTGATCACGGACAATTTCCTCCGGCCCTGACGGAGGTTTTATTCTTTTCCAGGAGGCCTCTGATGAATCGAGAAGAGATTCGCAGCAAGATCAAGGAGATCATCGCCACGGTCGCGGACCTCGATCCGGGCGACATCGCCGACAGCGCCCACTTCTTCGACGACCTCAGTCTCGACTCCCTCTCCCTCCTCGAGATCGGAGTCGATCTCGACTACGAGTTCCGCCTCGCTGCCCCCGATCTCGACGAACGCATCAAGACCGTCCAGACCATGCCGCAGGCCGTCGAGCTGGTTGCAACAATGTTGGAGGAGAAGAACTCCCGCGCCGAAGTGGCCTGAGGCATCATGGCCGACTCCATCGTCGTCACGGGAATCGGCGTCGTCAGTCCGGTCGGAATCGGCCACGCCGAGTTCTGGAGCCGCCTGCTCGCCGGGGAATCGGGCATCGCGCCGGTCACTGC encodes:
- a CDS encoding phosphopantetheine-binding protein; amino-acid sequence: MNREEIRSKIKEIIATVADLDPGDIADSAHFFDDLSLDSLSLLEIGVDLDYEFRLAAPDLDERIKTVQTMPQAVELVATMLEEKNSRAEVA